Part of the Gramella sp. Hel_I_59 genome, CAGATCAATATAGTTAGTTATATGTTTTATTTCATCCTTCAGCGAGACCACTGGCTTTTTGGTTTGGTAAAGGATATAATCCAGTAGATCTGAAAGTTGCAGGATCATTTCTGATGTAGTATGATGATTGGCTAAACTCAATCCGTAAATAGTATTTAGCGAATTAAAGAGAAAATGTGGGTGAATCTGCATCTTCAGATATTGAAGCTCCTGTTCTTTTAATTTCAACTGCGCTTCCAGGATCCTGTTCTTCAATTCTTCGTTACTGGCTGCGGTAGAATAATTATACTTCAGCAGACTAAATGCGGAAGCAAGCGCCACTACCAGGTAGACGCTAATCATGATATAAATTAGACTTTTTGTGATTGGAAAACTACCCTGATATTCATAACCGGAAGTCAGCACCTTGGCATAAAAAGCCGAAATTGTGATATAGCAGGCTGAAATTACAAGTGCCGCTACTGTGTAAAGACCAAATGTCAGATACTTTTTCGGAATAAGATATCGAGGGATGATCCTGTAAATAAATGTATAGGTGGTCGAAATGGTGACAGGAAGAAAGAAGGATGAAAATGTCATTACCTGCCTAAATTCTGAATCTTCAAATCCAAAAAAGAAGGTGAAATAAAGCAAGACCACGAGCCAAAAAAGGCTGTGTAGTAGAAATTTCTTTCCCATTCCCAGGATGATCGAACTTACTTTCATTCGTGGATAAAAATGTGACTTAATTTCGGTTAATAAAAATTAATGCGACGAATTACTATTTTATAATGCTGGATAACATCGCTTCCAGAATAGAACTGGAAAAATTCGGTAACAGGTAGAATCAGGTCAAAAACACGCAACTGGTCTCAATTCTATATTTTAGAGCCAACTTCCTGCTAAGTTTGTTTTCGTTAACCAATAAAACTAAATGATGATTTTACTAAGTAGCATTCTTTTTCAAAACCCGGGTTTCTTTCAGCAGCTTGGGGATCGGATTAATGAAGGTGGACCACTGGCTATGAGTCTCATCTTAATTTCATTCTTTATTATAATATTCCTGGTAGTTCGGGCAGCCATCAATGTATCTGCAGCCGGGCATAAATTTCAAAAGAACATTTCTCTCATTAATCAATTGGCATTGATCGCTTTAGTGATTGGACTCTTTACGCAATTTGTTGGCCTGATACAGATCTTTGATGCTTTTGAGTCTCTTGATAACGTGAACCCGGCAATGTTTGCAGCAGGGCTTAAAGTGAGTTTGCTAGCTCCATTATTCGGTGGATTTACCTTCCTGTTTGGTAGGATCTCCAGTTTTATTCTCAACTGGATCCGTAAATCTGATCTCGATGTCAATACGACCAACACTTACTAGTTTTATCATCAATCAATTTGCGAACAGCCATAACCCTAAAGGATATTAATGTGCAGGAAATTTTATAGCGCTTTATTATTTTTCATTTTCGTAGAGAAACATTCACTACATTTAACCGTTAATTCTAATTTTAGAAATCATGGCGAAAGAAAAATCACCTTCAAAGAATTCAGCTAAGAAAGAACCTGTGCTGAGTTTAAAAGAAAAGAGAGCAGCGAAGGCAGCAAAGAAGAAAAACAGATCATAAACATAAAGGAGCGCAAATGCGCTCCTTTTTTTATTTTTTCCATCTCCGGTTGGCGTTCTTGTCACCACGGGTTTTTGGTTTCTTATATTTCTTGGCAATTTCCCGGCGATAACTACCTCCAAGATTTACCTTTTTGTTCTTGTCCTTTTTCTCGTGAAAAGCCGGTCCTGCTTCCTGATCATCTGAATGCGGATTATAAATCTCTATGGATCTTGGCTTTTCTTCCTCGATCAATTCTGTAGAAATTTCAACAGCCTCTGGGATCGAATGTTCCGGAATTTGCATATCCATCAGGGTTTCGATCTTTTCGTAATTTTCGGCTTCAGCTTCGGTCTTAAAAATAATCGCAACACCTTTCTTTTCTGCCCGACCGGTACGACCAATACGGTGCATATAGTTTTCAGGATAATGTGGAGTGTCAAGGTTGATCACGTGTGATACATTCTCGATATCCAGTCCACGAGCCATAACATCTGTAGAGATCATGATACGTGTACGACCTTCAGCAAATTCCTGCAGACTGTTGAGTCGGTAATTCTGACTCTTCCCTGTATGAACCATGCTTACCTGATGCCTGAATTCGGCATTAAGAATATCGTATAGTTTGTCAGCAAAACGCTTGTCGGTCGTGAAAATAAGCACCTTTCGATATTCATCTTCATCCGTGAACAGCTCTTTGAAAAGATTTGCCTTCGTATTGAAGTTAGGGACTTTATAAGCTCGCTGCTCTATATTTTCAAGAGGTGTACCGCTTACGGCAACAGAAATCTTCTCAGGAGTTTTAAAGTTTGCGTCGATCATCGCTTCCACGGTTTCGGTCATAGTTGCCGAAAACATGATGCTCTGCCTGTTCTGCGGAAGCAATTCGAGGATATTATTTACCTGGAACTTAAATCCAAGATCCAGCATCACATCCACTTCATCAATCACGAATTTTTGAATGGATTTTAACTGAACAGCTCTGCGCAGTACAAGATCATACAATCGTCGTGGAGTTGCTACCAGGATGTCCTGTCCCTGCATTAAATCCTGGTGTTGCGTATTAATGTTCACGCCACCATAGATCCCTGAAATTCGTACATTAATATACTTTGCGATCTTTTCTATTTCCTCAACAACCTGAACAACAAGTTCACGGGTTGGAACAAGAATTAAGATTCTGGGATTTTTCTGTTCCGAATATTTGAGCATTCTTAAAAGTGGAAGCAAATAGGCAAAGGTCTTACCAGTACCCGTTTGCGCGATCCCAACAACATCCCGTCCAGACATGATCGATGAAAACGCCTGTTCCTGGATTGGAGTAGGTGTCTGGAAATTAAGATCTTCCAATGCATTACGCAATGGAGTGTTAAGGTTTAGATCCTGAAAGCTCAAAGTATAAGTTTTTATTTTTGCAAAGGTACTGCTTAACGTGCTAACCTGCACATTTATATACTAGTAAATGCGAATCTGGTAACTAGCCTTAAAATCATCATTCGCATTCAGCACTTCATTCCCGGCTTTTTCCTTGAAATTTTTATTAGAATCTGCAAGATCTGTATAGCCAAGCCATGGTTCTATGCAAACGTAGGATGCGTTTGGTTTTGCCCAGATCCCAAGGTCTTTAAAATCTTCAAATTCCAGACCTAAAATAGCACCTTCAGTTTTGCTGTGCAGCTCTACTTTTTTTGATGTAATACTTCTGAAGATCAATGCGTCTTTATCGAAGAGATCAGGTCTAAGCTGCAGGTTATGCTCATTTTTAAGTATCACTTCCTCTTTCTCACCAAGTAAGCCATTTTCATCAAGGATCTCTGTAGTAAGGTTTAATTTCTGATCAAACTGAAGAGAATAATCTTCAATTCTTTCACTTTCAGAATATAGAATATTGAAGGCTGGGTGACCTCCTAGCGAGAAATATAAAGGCTTTTCATCCAGATTGATAACATGATGTTTTACTTCCAATTGCTTTTCCTTTAGAATAAAATAGATCCTGAAAGCGAATTTAAAAGGATACATTTTCAAGGTTTCTTCAGAATAAAGAAGTTCGAAAACAATCTGATCTTCAGTTCTCTCTTTTAGTCTTATCTGGTCGTTATGCCGAATGATCCCATGTTTGGGTAAACTATAAGTTGCGCCTTCAAATTGATATTCCCCACCTTTCAGCATTCCAATAATTGGAAAAAGATTAGGCGCATGACTTCCCCAAACATCTGGATTTGCCTGCCAGATATGTTCTCTTCTAGATTTTTTATTTAGAATACTGCAAAGCTCAGCGCCGGTTTCCAGAACTCCAATCTTTAGATGTTCATTCTCTATATAATGAGTGGTCTTCTCCATAAATTTTATTTCAGTTGCTCTCTTACCAGATTTTTAAACGAAAGGCTAAGATAAATTTTCAGTAATTTTAGAGAAAATCCAACATGAAAAAGATTCTCGCATTCGCCGGTTCTAATAGTAGTACTTCCATAAATCAAAGACTCCTGGATCATATCACAGGACGTATCCAGGGACATGAAATTAAAATGCTTCAATTAACCGATTTTCCTTTGCCAGTTTATGATGAAGATATCGAAAAGGAATCGGGAATTCCAATGAACGCAAAGATCATTCACAATCATATTCTTGATCACGATGCTTTGATCATTGCGGTGAATGAGCATAATGGGACTGCTTCTGCATTTTTTAAGAATATCATTGACTGGTTATCCCGGAATCAAAAAAACTTTTTTGAAGGAAAAAAGATCCTTTTGGTAAGTACTTCTCCAGGTAAACGCGGAGCCAAAGGTTCTCTGGATTATTGCCGTGATATCTTCGGAAGATTTGGCGGCGATGTGATCGAAAGCTTTAGTTTTCCATCTTTCCAAAATAATTTTGAAGATGCTAAAGTGACAAACGAAGTGCTGGATATGGGAATTGAAGATGTGCTTACTACCTTTGCGCATCAAATCGAAGCTTAATTGAGAACAAAAAAATCTTTTGCCGTAGAGGATATGGCAGATTTCAAGAAGAAATTGCTCGCCTGGGGAAATAGCTTTCCGGAGATCGTGTGGCTGGATAGTAATCTGGATTCTTCGGAAAATACCGAATTTGAAGCAGTACTTGCTGTAGAAGCTTTTACCGCTATCAAAACCGATTATCAAAACGCTTTCGATAAACTGAAGGAATATCAGCAAACTACCAAAGACTGGATCTTTGGTTATCTAAGCTATGACCTAAAAAATGACGTTGAGCGACTAAAATCTTCCAATTACGACGGACTTCAATTTCCGGATCTTTACTTTTTTCAACCTCAAAAACTGGTCTTTTTAAAAGATAATATAGCCGATTTCGTTTACCTGAGAATGGTAGATGACGAAATTGAAACTGATTTTGAAGAGATTCAGAATATTAAGCTTAAAACTGAAAATTCCGAAGAGAAAATTAGAATACAATCCAGAATTAGTAAGGAGGAGTACCTTGAAAAGGTGGGAGCAATGCTGGAGCATATTCATCGTGGGGATATTTATGAAGCGAACTTATGTCAGGAATTCTTCAGTGAAAATGTGGATCTGGATGCATTTTCTATCTACCAAAGTCTTAATGAGATCTCAACGCCTCCTTTTGCTACTTTCCTAAGACTCGAAAACATCAATCTGGTTTCGGCTTCCCCGGAGCGATATCTACGGAAAAAAGGTGATCAATTGCTTACTCAGCCAATTAAAGGTACAGCGAGAAGATCTTCTGATCCTGAGGAGGATAAGGAAATTGCTCTGAATCTGGCGCGGGATCCAAAGGAAATGTCAGAAAACGTTATGATCGTGGATCTTGTTAGGAACGATCTCTCCAGGATCGCTGAAAAAGGTTCAGTAAAAGTGGATGAACTATGTAAAGTTTATTCCTTTAAACAGGTGCATCAAATGATTTCTTCAGTCACCGCTACGATCGCCAAAGGCATTGAGCCAGTAGAGGCACTACGAACGAGTTTCCCCATGGGAAGCATGACCGGAGCACCTAAAATTTCAGCAATGAAGATCATAGAAAAGCTGGAAAGTACTAAACGCGGACTTTATAGCGGCGCTGTGGGCTATTTCTCTCCGGAAGGTGATTTTGATTTCAATGTGGTTATTCGCAGTATTCTTTATAATTCTACGAATAAGTATCTGTCATTTTCTGTAGGAGGAGCTATTACAGCGAAATCGAATCCTGAAAAAGAATATGAAGAATGTCTGTTGAAATCCAGGGCATTACGTGAAGTTCTGGATAACCTTTAAGCAGCTTTTCATTAAATTCAGGCTTTGTATATTTGAGTAGATATGGAAAAAGCCTTCAAAAAGATCATCAAAGAAGAATACCCTTTTCTTTGCACCAATAAGTTGTTGATCGCCGTAAGCGGTGGTGTGGATAGTATTGTTCTGGCACATCTATGTAAGATGTCAAAAATGGAGTTTTCCATCGCACATTGTAATTTCAATCTTAGAGGAGAAGAAAGTGATGCAGATGAAGCATTTGTAAAAGAACTTGCAGAAAAAATGGAAGTCCCATTTTTCACTCAAAGTTTCAATACGCTGAAGTTTGCTGAAAATGCTGGTATTTCTATTCAAATGGCTGCCCGGGAATTGCGTTACAACTGGTTTGAGGAACTTTCAAATTCTATGGAGTTTGATTACACTTTAACTGCACATCATGCGAATGATAATCTTGAGACTTTTTTGATAAATCTTATTCGTGGTACCGGCCCGGAAGGTTTGCAGGGAATTAAAGATAAACATCATCAACTTATAAGACCTCTAATCAATTTTTCCAGGTCTGAGATCGAGGAATTTGCCAAGACTGAAAATTTGAAATGGCGGGAAGATTCTAGTAATGCTTCAGATAAATATATGAGAAACCGTATAAGACATCATATGGTGCCACTTATGCAGGAGCTTAATCCGCAATTGCTCGAAAGTTTTGCGAAAACTCAGCAACATTTGAACGAAAGCATGGAGCTGGTAGAGGACTATATGAGTCTGCTTTATCCAAAGATCATCAGCCGGGATGTGTTTGGTTACGCCCTGGATATTGCTTTTTTGAAGAAAGTGCCGAATTCGAAGCAGGTACTTTATCAGCTGCTCAAATCATTTGGATTTACCGAATGGAACGATGTTCATGACCTTATGGATGCACAGACTGGTAAAATGGTGCTTTCAGATACTCACAGGCTTATTAAGGACAGGAATAGATTATTGCTTACTGAAATTCAGGATGAGTCCATCAATAAAGAATATCAACTTGAAAAAGGGGAGGAGTTTGTCATGATCCCGGAATTTGGAACTCTGCATTTGACCGAAGTTGAAAAATTTGACAAGTCCGCAACCAACAGTATTTTTGTCCCTATTCGAAAACTTAAATTTCCATTGCTTATCAGGAAATGGAAAGAGGGTGACTTTTTTGTTCCCTTCGGAATGAAAGGTAATAAGAAGCTGAGTGATTATTTTAAGGATGAAAAATTCAGTTTACCTCAAAAAGAGCAATCCTGGCTACTGTTTTCCGGGGAAGATCTTGTCTGGATCATCAACCAACGTGCAGATAATCGCTTTTCCGTAGAAAAAGGAGATCGGGAAATTCTTAAAATCAGCTTCAGCTAGGAGAATTGACATATTTAATACGTGCAAGCTCTTGTTTTTCCTGAATTCCTTCAGGAATACTTACCTAATTTCTATCTTTAGACGCTTTATAAAAATAATCGAATGAAAATATTCAATACTTCCCTGTTTTCAGTATTACTTCTATTTATACTGAATCCCTTAAATGCTCAAAATGAGACAGATTACGATATCAAAGCCCATTACGATAAAATGGAAGTGGACATTCCTATGCGAGACGGTGTTAAACTCCACACTACGATCTATACTCCAAAGGATACTTCATCTGAATATCCAATGTTGATGCAGCGTACTCCCTACAGTTCCCGGCCTTATGGAGAAGATCAGTTCAGATCCAAGATTGGTCCTAACGAAATTATGATGAAAGAAGGGAATATCATCGTTTACCAGGATGTTCGCGGTAGATGGATGAGCGAAGGAAAGTATGATAATATGCGTGCCTTTATTCCGAATAAAAAGGGGAAAGAGGTAGATGAAGCCAGTGATACTTACGATACAATAGAGTGGCTGATCAATAATGTGGAAAATAACAATGGAAAGGTTGGAACCTGGGGAATTTCCTATCCAGGATTTTACAGTACGTATTCTCTGTTGAGTGGACATCCAGCTCTTAAAGCTGCATCTCCTCAAGCAAGTATCGGTGATTTCTTCTTTGATGATTTTCACCATAACGGTGCTTACTTACTTAGCTACTGGAGAGCTACGGCGGTTTTTGGATATCAGAAGGATACTCCCGTAGATACGAGTTGGTACGAATTTCCAGAACTTAAAACTCAGGATCAATACCAGTTTTTTATGGATGCGGGTCCTTTGAGCAATCTCGATGAATATTATAAAGAGGACAACGAGTTCTGGCAACAACTAAAAGAACATCCTAATTATGATGAATTCTGGCAAAAACGAGGGATCGTACAGCATATGAAAGATATCAAGCCGGCGGTAATGATCGTGGGCGGATTATTTGATGCGGAAGATCTGTACGGACCTTTCAATATTTATAAAAGCATAGAAGAGAATAGTGATAATCATAATATGATTGTTTTTGGTCCCTGGAGCCACGGTGACTGGGCTAGGGAATCTGGAAGACAGTCTGTTGGGAACGTCTATTTTGGTGATAGTATATCCACACATTTTCAAAGAGATTATGAAACCGAATTTTTTAATCATTTTCTGAAGAAAAAAACTAAGGATGCTTTGAGGTTGCCTGAAGCACATATTTATGATACAGGAGCTCGCGAATGGAATGATTATGCTCAATGGCCACCGAAGAATACTACGGAGAAAACCTGGTATCTGGGAGCTAAGGAGCAATTATCAGAAACATCTTCAGATCACGAAGAAACTTTTGTGAGCGATCCAGCAAAACCAGTTTCTTATAACAATGAGATCAAAATGGTTTTTACTCCAAGAGAATATATGTCTGGAGATCAGCGATTCGCAGCCAGAAGACCAGACGTTCTGGTATTTGAAACTGAAGTCCTGGAAGAAGACATGAAAATGACCGGACCCATTGAAGCGATGCTGAAAGTGGCGACAACGGGAACTTCAGCAGACTGGGTTGTAAAACTGGTGGATGTTTATCCTGAAGACGCAGAGAACTACGATGAAACCATGCCTCATCTTAAAATGAGCAATTATCATATGATGGTTCGTAGTGAGGTAATGCGCGGAAGATTCAGAAATAGTTTTGAGAAACCGGAAGCATTTGAGCCTAATAAAAAAACAGATGTAAATCTTACGCTGCAGGGTGTGAATCATACCTTTAAAAAAGGTCATAAAGTGCAAATCCAGATTCAGAGTACATGGTTTACGCTAATCGACAGGAATCCACAGACTTATGTAGATAATATCTTTGAAGCTGAAGAAGAAGATTTTCAGAAGCAAACACATACGATCTACGGTGATTCAGCCATTAAATTTTCAGTTTTAGAAGAATAAATCTTAGAATGAAAAAATCAGTTTACCTATTACTATTCGGAATCTTGCTAAGCTCATGTGGCAATGAAAAGCAAAATTCAGATTACTCTGAAGAGGAGCAGCAAAACGCTTCCGAAGAAATGAACGCTTACTTTGCGCGTGAGTTTAAAAAAGAAGTTCAGGAATCTCCAGAGACACAGACCCGAAGAGGGCTGAAGACAAATTATGATCAATGGGATGATTATTCAAATCTCAAATATGCTGAAGATCTTGAACAGGCGCGGGAACGTATGGATTATCTCGATAAGGTAGATGTAGCGGCTTTGGATGAAGATACCAGGTTGAGCTATGATCTATATCGCAGGCAGGTTCAAAATGAGATCGATGATTATGATTTCAGGTTCTACAATTATCCAATTGAGCAAATGCACGGACTTCATGCGGAACTTCCTGCTTTTTTAATCAATATGCACCGCATAGATTCCATTGGAGATGCCAGGGCTTATATTGCCCGACTGGAAGGACTTGAGAAAGTGATTAAAGATGTGATCGAACAATTACAGCTTAGAGAGCAGAACGGAATTATTCCGCCTAAATTCGTTTTCGACAGAACACTTGATGCTTCAAGGAACATTATAAAAGGAAAGCC contains:
- the tilS gene encoding tRNA lysidine(34) synthetase TilS — its product is MEKAFKKIIKEEYPFLCTNKLLIAVSGGVDSIVLAHLCKMSKMEFSIAHCNFNLRGEESDADEAFVKELAEKMEVPFFTQSFNTLKFAENAGISIQMAARELRYNWFEELSNSMEFDYTLTAHHANDNLETFLINLIRGTGPEGLQGIKDKHHQLIRPLINFSRSEIEEFAKTENLKWREDSSNASDKYMRNRIRHHMVPLMQELNPQLLESFAKTQQHLNESMELVEDYMSLLYPKIISRDVFGYALDIAFLKKVPNSKQVLYQLLKSFGFTEWNDVHDLMDAQTGKMVLSDTHRLIKDRNRLLLTEIQDESINKEYQLEKGEEFVMIPEFGTLHLTEVEKFDKSATNSIFVPIRKLKFPLLIRKWKEGDFFVPFGMKGNKKLSDYFKDEKFSLPQKEQSWLLFSGEDLVWIINQRADNRFSVEKGDREILKISFS
- a CDS encoding NAD(P)H-dependent oxidoreductase, giving the protein MKKILAFAGSNSSTSINQRLLDHITGRIQGHEIKMLQLTDFPLPVYDEDIEKESGIPMNAKIIHNHILDHDALIIAVNEHNGTASAFFKNIIDWLSRNQKNFFEGKKILLVSTSPGKRGAKGSLDYCRDIFGRFGGDVIESFSFPSFQNNFEDAKVTNEVLDMGIEDVLTTFAHQIEA
- the pabB gene encoding aminodeoxychorismate synthase component I; its protein translation is MRTKKSFAVEDMADFKKKLLAWGNSFPEIVWLDSNLDSSENTEFEAVLAVEAFTAIKTDYQNAFDKLKEYQQTTKDWIFGYLSYDLKNDVERLKSSNYDGLQFPDLYFFQPQKLVFLKDNIADFVYLRMVDDEIETDFEEIQNIKLKTENSEEKIRIQSRISKEEYLEKVGAMLEHIHRGDIYEANLCQEFFSENVDLDAFSIYQSLNEISTPPFATFLRLENINLVSASPERYLRKKGDQLLTQPIKGTARRSSDPEEDKEIALNLARDPKEMSENVMIVDLVRNDLSRIAEKGSVKVDELCKVYSFKQVHQMISSVTATIAKGIEPVEALRTSFPMGSMTGAPKISAMKIIEKLESTKRGLYSGAVGYFSPEGDFDFNVVIRSILYNSTNKYLSFSVGGAITAKSNPEKEYEECLLKSRALREVLDNL
- a CDS encoding aldose 1-epimerase family protein; translated protein: MEKTTHYIENEHLKIGVLETGAELCSILNKKSRREHIWQANPDVWGSHAPNLFPIIGMLKGGEYQFEGATYSLPKHGIIRHNDQIRLKERTEDQIVFELLYSEETLKMYPFKFAFRIYFILKEKQLEVKHHVINLDEKPLYFSLGGHPAFNILYSESERIEDYSLQFDQKLNLTTEILDENGLLGEKEEVILKNEHNLQLRPDLFDKDALIFRSITSKKVELHSKTEGAILGLEFEDFKDLGIWAKPNASYVCIEPWLGYTDLADSNKNFKEKAGNEVLNANDDFKASYQIRIY
- a CDS encoding DEAD/DEAH box helicase produces the protein MSFQDLNLNTPLRNALEDLNFQTPTPIQEQAFSSIMSGRDVVGIAQTGTGKTFAYLLPLLRMLKYSEQKNPRILILVPTRELVVQVVEEIEKIAKYINVRISGIYGGVNINTQHQDLMQGQDILVATPRRLYDLVLRRAVQLKSIQKFVIDEVDVMLDLGFKFQVNNILELLPQNRQSIMFSATMTETVEAMIDANFKTPEKISVAVSGTPLENIEQRAYKVPNFNTKANLFKELFTDEDEYRKVLIFTTDKRFADKLYDILNAEFRHQVSMVHTGKSQNYRLNSLQEFAEGRTRIMISTDVMARGLDIENVSHVINLDTPHYPENYMHRIGRTGRAEKKGVAIIFKTEAEAENYEKIETLMDMQIPEHSIPEAVEISTELIEEEKPRSIEIYNPHSDDQEAGPAFHEKKDKNKKVNLGGSYRREIAKKYKKPKTRGDKNANRRWKK
- a CDS encoding histidine kinase, whose product is MKVSSIILGMGKKFLLHSLFWLVVLLYFTFFFGFEDSEFRQVMTFSSFFLPVTISTTYTFIYRIIPRYLIPKKYLTFGLYTVAALVISACYITISAFYAKVLTSGYEYQGSFPITKSLIYIMISVYLVVALASAFSLLKYNYSTAASNEELKNRILEAQLKLKEQELQYLKMQIHPHFLFNSLNTIYGLSLANHHTTSEMILQLSDLLDYILYQTKKPVVSLKDEIKHITNYIDLEKRRFQDLLIVNFEIEEFSEEIQIAPMLLLPFIENCFKHGRDADGKLEISIKLKVKNDQLMFLIKNSKAQISAEHSENGIGLENIKRRLDLLYENNYKLDIENRPDHYYVKLMLKLSKNAVYAG
- a CDS encoding CocE/NonD family hydrolase; this encodes MKIFNTSLFSVLLLFILNPLNAQNETDYDIKAHYDKMEVDIPMRDGVKLHTTIYTPKDTSSEYPMLMQRTPYSSRPYGEDQFRSKIGPNEIMMKEGNIIVYQDVRGRWMSEGKYDNMRAFIPNKKGKEVDEASDTYDTIEWLINNVENNNGKVGTWGISYPGFYSTYSLLSGHPALKAASPQASIGDFFFDDFHHNGAYLLSYWRATAVFGYQKDTPVDTSWYEFPELKTQDQYQFFMDAGPLSNLDEYYKEDNEFWQQLKEHPNYDEFWQKRGIVQHMKDIKPAVMIVGGLFDAEDLYGPFNIYKSIEENSDNHNMIVFGPWSHGDWARESGRQSVGNVYFGDSISTHFQRDYETEFFNHFLKKKTKDALRLPEAHIYDTGAREWNDYAQWPPKNTTEKTWYLGAKEQLSETSSDHEETFVSDPAKPVSYNNEIKMVFTPREYMSGDQRFAARRPDVLVFETEVLEEDMKMTGPIEAMLKVATTGTSADWVVKLVDVYPEDAENYDETMPHLKMSNYHMMVRSEVMRGRFRNSFEKPEAFEPNKKTDVNLTLQGVNHTFKKGHKVQIQIQSTWFTLIDRNPQTYVDNIFEAEEEDFQKQTHTIYGDSAIKFSVLEE
- a CDS encoding MotA/TolQ/ExbB proton channel family protein, which encodes MMILLSSILFQNPGFFQQLGDRINEGGPLAMSLILISFFIIIFLVVRAAINVSAAGHKFQKNISLINQLALIALVIGLFTQFVGLIQIFDAFESLDNVNPAMFAAGLKVSLLAPLFGGFTFLFGRISSFILNWIRKSDLDVNTTNTY